The proteins below are encoded in one region of Coffea arabica cultivar ET-39 chromosome 4c, Coffea Arabica ET-39 HiFi, whole genome shotgun sequence:
- the LOC113739350 gene encoding LOB domain-containing protein 27-like — MTVKGGTSPACAACKYQRRKCSSDCVLAPYFPANQHKSFQNAHRLFGVSKIVKILEQLSTLEQQEEAMKSIKYESDMRERYPVHGCAGIVHHLREQLRLATEELHYVYAQLAAHREQIPNNQQQLGCSSSDYSSSHQPQLLHSGVMINNSCSTTQSIDALPFFQHHYAGSMHDCEMPFTMDYFLANENYGDDTDANDDKGVRHRDSNDHVAKPLLGLEPVYTNTPPDPYCDLIRNNVNSVVGNQPEVIANSNQAFGIQPEIKVFDQDYEDMPPFNAMVDDRQSYVETKEACESSSVESSFRDFPQPAEQESGMESELRTAAACFSLTSVN, encoded by the exons ATGACCGTAAAAGGTGGCACCAGCCCTGCCTGTGCTGCATGCAAATATCAACGGAGAAAGTGCTCATCAGACTGCGTTCTTGCTCCATATTTTCCTGCCAATCAAcacaagtcctttcaaaatgCGCATCGGCTCTTTGGGGTGTCCAAGATTGTGAAGATACTCGAGCAGTTAAGCACTCTTGAACAGCAGGAAGAAGCCATGAAATCTATTAAATACGAGTCAGATATGCGGGAAAGATACCCTGTTCACGGCTGTGCAGGGATCGTCCACCACCTTCGTGAACAATTACGACTAGCCACGGAAGAACTTCACTATGTTTATGCACAACTTGCTGCCCATCGCGAACAGATTCCCAATAATCAACAACAGTTGGGCTGTTCTTCTTCGGATTATTCTTCTTCTCATCAGCCTCAGTTACTCCACTCGGGCGTCATGATCAATAACAGTTGCAGCACCACTCAATCTATCGATGCTCTGCCGTTTTTCCAGCATCATTATGCTGGCAGTATGCATGATTGTGAAATGCCTTTTACGATGGATTATTTTCTGGCAAATGAAAATTATGGTGATGATACTGATGCTAATGATGACAAGGGTGTTCGACACCGCGACTCCAATGATCATGTGGCTAAACCTCTACTTGGATTGGAGCCCGTCTACACTAATACGCCTCCCGACCCTTATTGTGATTTGATAAGAAATAACGTTAATTCAGTAGTAGGTAATCAGCCTGAAGTTATTGCCAATTCAAATCAGGCTTTTGGGATTCAACCAGAGATCAAAGTTTTTGATCAGGACTATGAAGACATGCCGCCCTTCAATGCAATGGTGGACGACAGACAATCATATGTTGAAACCAAGGAAGCCTGTGAATCCAG CTCCGTGGAATCATCGTTCAGGGATTTTCCACAACCGGCAGAACAGGAATCAGGGATGGAAAGTGAGTTACGGACTGCCGCGGCCTGCTTTAGCCTTACCAGCGTCAACTAA